A region from the Salidesulfovibrio onnuriiensis genome encodes:
- a CDS encoding PEP/pyruvate-binding domain-containing protein, which translates to MNRGWDFCAIGGSESKFRTYHDLMAHKVRDILLISTPYDAWVMEEDCKLSERIVSEYRGLNLSHPPRLTWVSSVAEALAKLDERRYDLVIHMPQLQDMEDVNAGRAIKEKDPAMPIILLTHRDVNFPEGRPPWFDRHFVWSGDADLLVALVKLTEDAWNVDFDTRSIGIRVIIFVEDSPRYISSLLPILYKELVLQTQKVIEVGLNQEHRLLTMRARPKILLAETYEQAVQLFHTYEEFVQGVISDVRFPMNGSKDPEAGVRFLRQVKEHRQDIPLLMASNEPRNKGKAARLPAFFVDKNSPLLLADVQRFVSDQLGFGDFIFRRPDGTEIARAGSLYVLEKLMRVVPDDVFLRHCRDNDFSRWFFARTEFDLACKVRPLTEQDFTDVDNMRTYLVEDIGKRRKERQKGVIVNFNPKDFDPATDFMKIGEGSLGGKARGLAFLFALLDRAEDLETKFSGRMTISAPRTLTMATQCFDEFVTFNDLKYLADKDVEDGEVARIFELAEFPGWIREQLRAYLMEIEHPLAVRSSSLLEDAQFQAYAGLYSTFMLPNDHPDIDCRLDQLVHAVKMVFASTYFKAPKAFSRRVNLRTDEERMGVIIQEIVGERYGDYFYPAMGGVAQSYNYYPFGRMKPEEGVASVAMGLGKTVVDGEKCLRFSPRYPKVLPQCPTMEETLKNAQNTFFSLHMPGECTVKSFLEGENVVRRDVTEAEENGPLSMLASTYLPEQGILRDTAAVDGPKVMVFAPVLKHKAVPLAEVLGDVLEVAQEAMGGPVEIEFAVNMYADGRTPEFSLLQVRPMSALADLHQVTIEPEDMERAFCYSEHALGNAEKSDIRDIVYVRPDAFDAAKTEQIAREIGEINVRMVEQGRKYLLIGPGRWGSSDRWLGIPVGWADISGVSAIIETWCEELRVEPSQGSHFFHNITTLGINYVMVPQTGESRLDWDWITSIPAKRHGEFLAVAALDEPCTVKVDGRQSRCVMLPG; encoded by the coding sequence ATGAACCGAGGCTGGGACTTCTGCGCCATCGGCGGCTCCGAATCCAAGTTCAGGACCTACCACGATCTCATGGCCCACAAGGTCCGTGACATTCTGCTCATCTCCACGCCCTACGACGCCTGGGTCATGGAGGAGGACTGCAAGCTCTCCGAACGCATCGTCAGCGAATACCGGGGCCTCAACCTGAGCCATCCACCCCGCCTCACCTGGGTTTCCTCGGTGGCCGAAGCCCTGGCCAAGCTGGACGAGCGGCGCTACGACCTGGTCATTCACATGCCGCAGCTCCAGGACATGGAGGACGTCAACGCCGGGCGGGCCATCAAGGAAAAGGACCCGGCCATGCCCATCATCCTGCTGACTCACCGGGACGTGAACTTTCCCGAGGGCAGGCCCCCGTGGTTCGACCGCCATTTTGTCTGGTCCGGCGACGCCGACCTGCTGGTGGCCCTGGTCAAGCTCACCGAGGACGCCTGGAACGTGGATTTCGACACCCGGAGCATCGGCATTCGGGTCATCATCTTCGTGGAGGATTCGCCGCGCTACATCTCCTCGCTGCTGCCCATCCTGTACAAGGAACTGGTGCTCCAGACCCAGAAGGTCATCGAGGTGGGGCTGAACCAGGAGCACCGTCTCCTGACCATGCGCGCCCGGCCCAAGATCCTTCTGGCCGAGACCTACGAGCAGGCCGTGCAGCTCTTTCACACCTACGAGGAATTCGTGCAGGGCGTCATTTCGGACGTGCGTTTCCCCATGAACGGCAGCAAGGACCCCGAGGCCGGGGTGCGCTTTCTCAGGCAGGTCAAGGAACACCGGCAGGACATCCCCCTGCTCATGGCCAGCAACGAACCCCGGAACAAGGGCAAGGCCGCGCGCCTCCCCGCCTTTTTCGTGGACAAGAATTCACCGCTGCTCCTGGCCGACGTGCAGCGCTTCGTTTCGGACCAGCTCGGGTTCGGCGACTTCATCTTCCGCAGGCCGGACGGCACCGAGATCGCCCGTGCGGGGAGCCTCTACGTGCTGGAAAAGCTCATGCGGGTGGTTCCGGACGATGTGTTTCTGCGCCACTGCCGCGACAACGATTTCTCGCGCTGGTTCTTTGCCCGCACCGAGTTCGACCTGGCCTGCAAGGTGCGGCCCCTCACCGAACAGGACTTCACGGACGTGGACAACATGCGCACCTATCTTGTGGAGGATATCGGCAAGCGGCGCAAGGAACGGCAGAAGGGCGTCATCGTCAATTTCAATCCCAAGGACTTTGACCCGGCCACGGACTTCATGAAGATCGGGGAGGGGTCCCTGGGAGGCAAGGCCCGTGGCCTGGCCTTTCTCTTCGCCCTGCTGGACAGGGCCGAAGATCTGGAGACCAAGTTTTCCGGGCGCATGACCATTTCCGCCCCCAGGACCCTGACCATGGCCACCCAGTGCTTTGACGAGTTCGTGACCTTCAACGACCTCAAGTACCTGGCGGACAAGGACGTGGAGGACGGGGAGGTGGCGCGCATCTTCGAGCTGGCCGAGTTTCCGGGCTGGATCCGGGAACAGCTTCGGGCCTATCTCATGGAGATCGAGCATCCCTTGGCCGTGCGTTCATCCAGCCTGCTGGAGGATGCCCAGTTCCAGGCCTATGCCGGGCTGTACTCCACCTTCATGCTTCCCAACGACCACCCGGACATCGACTGCCGCCTGGACCAACTCGTCCATGCCGTGAAGATGGTTTTCGCCTCCACCTATTTCAAGGCTCCCAAGGCCTTTTCCCGGCGCGTAAACCTGCGTACGGACGAGGAGCGCATGGGTGTGATCATCCAGGAGATCGTGGGCGAGCGCTACGGCGACTATTTTTATCCGGCCATGGGCGGGGTGGCCCAGTCCTACAACTATTATCCCTTTGGCCGCATGAAGCCGGAGGAGGGGGTGGCCTCGGTGGCCATGGGCCTGGGCAAGACCGTGGTGGACGGGGAAAAATGCCTGCGCTTCTCCCCGCGCTATCCCAAGGTGCTGCCCCAGTGCCCCACCATGGAGGAGACCCTCAAGAACGCCCAGAACACCTTTTTCAGCCTGCATATGCCCGGGGAATGCACCGTCAAAAGTTTTCTGGAGGGAGAGAACGTGGTGCGGCGGGACGTGACCGAGGCCGAGGAGAACGGTCCCCTGTCCATGCTGGCCTCCACCTATCTTCCGGAACAGGGGATCCTGCGCGATACCGCTGCCGTGGACGGCCCCAAGGTCATGGTCTTCGCCCCGGTGCTCAAGCACAAGGCCGTTCCCCTGGCCGAGGTGCTCGGGGATGTGCTCGAGGTGGCTCAGGAGGCCATGGGCGGGCCCGTGGAGATCGAGTTCGCGGTAAACATGTATGCGGATGGGCGCACCCCGGAATTCTCGCTTCTGCAGGTGCGGCCCATGAGCGCCCTGGCCGATCTGCATCAGGTCACCATCGAGCCGGAGGATATGGAACGGGCGTTCTGCTATTCCGAACATGCCCTGGGCAACGCAGAGAAGAGCGACATCAGGGACATCGTCTACGTGCGGCCCGATGCGTTCGACGCGGCCAAAACCGAGCAGATCGCCCGGGAGATCGGGGAGATCAACGTCCGCATGGTGGAGCAGGGGCGCAAGTACCTGCTCATCGGGCCGGGCCGGTGGGGGTCTTCGGACCGCTGGCTTGGGATTCCCGTGGGCTGGGCCGATATTTCCGGCGTTTCAGCGATCATCGAGACCTGGTGCGAGGAACTCCGGGTGGAGCCGTCCCAGGGGTCGCACTTCTTTCACAACATCACCACCCTGGGGATCAACTACGTCATGGTGCCCCAGACCGGCGAAAGCCGCCTGGACTGGGACTGGATCACCTCGATTCCGGCCAAGCGGCACGGCGAGTTCCTGGCCGTGGCCGCCCTGGACGAACCCTGCACGGTCAAGGTGGATGGGCGTCAGTCCCGATGCGTCATGCTGCCCGGCTGA
- a CDS encoding peptidylprolyl isomerase — MLDIMRENAQSWIIKILFAIIILAFVLTFGVSSFDDKGDPIFAYVDDDPITRQEFDVALARLVENLRSNKQFTAEMLNSPLVKQMVRDELINTRLILHEAKRLGISVSDEEVYKVISTMPAFRGPTGAFDQQRYEALLRAQRLTPAQFEQDYKLEVLKHKLYALVTKTAQATPEQARSIYDWQRETARIKYLKVNTADFMAQAEVTENQVQKFYQDNLDKFQKPLTASFEYIAFTPQQLAALQQVSDEELQAYYDAHKESFQQEEQVRARHILIALDETASPAEVKKAEKKIKGILAQARSGKNFAKLAEKYSEGPSAPSGGDLGWFGRGAMVPAFEKAAFALKKGKVSDPVRTQFGLHIIQVEDRKDAKVLSFDEVKDDIKDMIAQDKASDRVSDLLDDSMDRLFSGMSLADIAKELKLDVAKTPLVSAAQVQQVFGMSPDTAETLFAAAKGESPKTPLSIQGGYLLAVKLDENPAAPLAIEKVREFIVTELKKQEAAKLAEAKAGEVLEALTGDQAEQALATYSKDIKESEPFDRKGSIKGLTQAPQLAFAVFAAEKDGWLPKVFNAGDGFVLANRIQVIPAPEEAWDKEKNAWIQRATSIYAQELFDAYVKDLHANADIVIERTDLMN; from the coding sequence ATGCTGGATATAATGCGCGAAAACGCTCAGAGCTGGATTATCAAAATCCTCTTCGCCATCATCATTCTCGCCTTCGTGCTCACCTTCGGGGTCAGCAGCTTCGACGACAAGGGCGACCCGATCTTCGCCTATGTGGATGATGATCCCATCACCCGCCAGGAGTTCGACGTCGCACTGGCGCGCCTGGTGGAAAACCTGCGGAGCAACAAGCAGTTCACCGCCGAAATGCTCAACAGCCCGCTGGTGAAGCAGATGGTGCGCGACGAACTGATCAACACGCGCCTCATACTCCACGAAGCTAAACGCCTGGGCATCTCCGTTTCCGACGAAGAGGTCTACAAGGTCATCAGCACCATGCCCGCCTTCCGCGGGCCCACCGGAGCCTTCGACCAGCAGCGCTACGAGGCCCTGCTGCGCGCCCAGCGGCTGACTCCCGCCCAGTTCGAGCAGGACTACAAGCTGGAAGTGCTCAAGCACAAGCTCTACGCCCTGGTGACCAAGACCGCCCAGGCCACTCCGGAACAGGCCCGGTCCATCTACGACTGGCAGCGCGAAACCGCGCGTATCAAGTACCTGAAGGTCAACACCGCTGACTTCATGGCCCAGGCCGAGGTCACCGAAAACCAGGTGCAGAAGTTCTATCAGGACAACCTGGACAAGTTCCAGAAACCCCTGACCGCATCCTTTGAATACATCGCCTTCACTCCCCAGCAGCTCGCGGCCCTCCAGCAGGTCAGCGACGAGGAGCTCCAGGCTTACTACGACGCCCACAAGGAATCCTTCCAGCAGGAAGAACAGGTCCGGGCGCGCCATATCCTCATCGCCCTGGACGAGACCGCGTCCCCGGCCGAGGTGAAGAAGGCGGAAAAGAAGATCAAGGGCATTCTGGCCCAGGCCCGCTCCGGCAAGAACTTTGCCAAGCTGGCCGAGAAATACTCCGAAGGCCCCTCCGCCCCCTCGGGCGGCGACCTGGGCTGGTTCGGACGCGGCGCCATGGTCCCGGCCTTTGAAAAGGCCGCCTTCGCCCTCAAGAAGGGCAAGGTTTCCGATCCGGTCCGCACCCAGTTCGGCCTGCACATCATCCAGGTGGAGGACCGCAAGGACGCAAAGGTGCTCTCCTTTGACGAGGTCAAGGACGACATCAAGGACATGATCGCCCAGGACAAGGCCTCCGACAGGGTCTCCGACCTCCTGGACGACTCCATGGACCGCCTGTTCTCGGGCATGAGCCTGGCTGATATCGCCAAGGAACTGAAGCTGGACGTGGCCAAGACCCCGCTGGTCTCCGCTGCCCAGGTCCAGCAGGTCTTCGGCATGAGCCCGGACACTGCGGAAACCCTGTTTGCCGCAGCCAAGGGCGAAAGCCCCAAGACCCCCCTGAGCATCCAGGGCGGTTACCTGCTGGCAGTGAAGCTGGATGAGAATCCGGCAGCGCCCCTGGCCATCGAAAAGGTCCGGGAATTCATCGTCACCGAGCTCAAGAAGCAGGAGGCCGCCAAGCTGGCCGAGGCCAAGGCGGGTGAGGTCCTGGAGGCCCTGACCGGCGACCAGGCCGAGCAGGCCCTGGCGACCTACTCCAAGGACATCAAGGAATCCGAACCCTTTGACCGCAAAGGCTCCATCAAGGGCCTGACGCAGGCTCCCCAGCTCGCCTTCGCGGTGTTCGCCGCGGAAAAGGACGGCTGGCTGCCCAAGGTCTTCAATGCGGGCGACGGCTTTGTGCTCGCCAACCGCATCCAGGTCATCCCGGCTCCGGAAGAGGCCTGGGACAAGGAAAAGAACGCCTGGATCCAGCGGGCCACGAGCATCTACGCCCAGGAACTGTTCGATGCCTACGTGAAGGACCTGCACGCCAATGCCGACATCGTCATTGAGCGCACGGACCTGATGAACTAG
- a CDS encoding aconitate hydratase, producing MGKNITRKIIEKHLLGGSMVPGSEIDLRIDQTLTQDATGTMAYLQFEAIGLDRVKTDLSVSYVDHNTLQMGFRNPDDHRYLRTVAQRYGVIFSPPGTGICHQLHLENFAKPGATLIGSDSHTPTAGGIGVLAMGAGGLSVALAMAGEPYSIPMPKVVKVNLTGRLQGWAAAKDVILKLLGMLTVKGGVGKVFEYAGPGVATLTVPERATITNMGAELGATTSIFPSDEQTRRFMAQMGRPEDFSELLPDADAEYDEVVDIDLSALEPLVAQPHMPDLVVPVRELAGLKVDQCAIGSCTNSSYADLKTTAKILEGKRIPPSTDLLISPGSKQVVKMLAAENLIEPLLDAGARLLECTCGPCIGMGGSPTSAGVSVRTFNRNFEGRSGTQDAKVYLASAETAARLALDGQFTDPATWGERPERVELPDSVPSIRDLFVFPPEDGSGVEVLRGPNIVALEKFETLPQSVKAKVLLKVEDNITTDHILPAGPQITALRSNIPAISEYIFSRVDEGFVGRMKEAGTGVILGGENYGQGSSREHAALGPRHLGVKAVVVKSLARIHRANLVNFGILPLLLENPADYDRLEQGTGLTIPATEIRPGQTVALVTDSGESIPVINDLTEKELEIIQSGGLLNAVRNRQSQQ from the coding sequence ATGGGCAAGAACATCACCCGGAAGATCATCGAGAAGCACCTTCTCGGCGGCTCCATGGTCCCCGGCAGCGAAATCGACCTGAGAATCGACCAGACCCTGACCCAGGACGCCACCGGCACCATGGCCTACCTCCAGTTCGAGGCCATCGGGCTGGACCGCGTCAAAACCGATCTGTCCGTCAGCTACGTGGACCACAACACCCTGCAGATGGGCTTCCGCAACCCGGACGACCACCGCTACCTGCGCACCGTGGCACAGCGCTACGGCGTGATCTTCTCGCCTCCGGGCACCGGCATCTGTCACCAGCTCCATCTTGAAAATTTCGCCAAGCCCGGCGCAACGCTCATCGGCTCGGATTCCCACACCCCCACCGCGGGCGGCATCGGGGTCCTGGCCATGGGGGCGGGCGGCCTTTCCGTGGCCCTGGCCATGGCGGGCGAGCCCTATTCCATCCCCATGCCCAAGGTGGTCAAGGTCAACCTGACCGGCAGGCTCCAGGGCTGGGCCGCAGCCAAGGACGTGATCCTGAAGCTGCTGGGCATGCTCACGGTCAAGGGCGGCGTGGGCAAGGTCTTTGAATACGCGGGACCGGGCGTGGCCACACTCACGGTTCCCGAGCGCGCCACCATCACCAACATGGGCGCGGAACTGGGGGCGACCACCTCCATCTTCCCCAGCGACGAGCAAACCCGGCGCTTCATGGCCCAGATGGGCCGCCCCGAGGACTTCTCCGAGCTGCTGCCCGACGCGGACGCCGAGTACGACGAGGTCGTGGACATCGATCTTTCGGCCCTGGAACCGCTGGTGGCCCAGCCGCACATGCCCGACCTGGTGGTGCCCGTGCGCGAACTGGCCGGCCTCAAGGTGGACCAGTGCGCCATCGGCTCCTGCACCAACTCGTCCTACGCGGACCTCAAGACCACGGCAAAGATCCTGGAAGGCAAGCGCATTCCGCCGAGCACGGACCTGCTCATCTCCCCGGGCTCCAAGCAGGTGGTCAAGATGCTGGCCGCGGAAAACCTCATCGAGCCGCTGCTGGACGCGGGCGCGCGCCTGCTGGAATGCACCTGCGGCCCGTGCATCGGCATGGGCGGATCCCCCACTTCGGCCGGGGTGAGCGTGCGCACCTTCAACCGCAATTTCGAGGGCCGCAGCGGCACCCAGGACGCCAAGGTCTACCTGGCTTCGGCCGAAACCGCCGCGCGCCTGGCCCTGGACGGCCAGTTCACGGACCCGGCCACCTGGGGCGAGCGTCCCGAACGCGTGGAGCTGCCTGACTCGGTCCCGAGCATCCGCGACCTGTTCGTGTTCCCGCCCGAGGACGGCTCCGGCGTGGAAGTGCTGCGCGGGCCCAACATCGTGGCCCTGGAAAAATTCGAAACGCTGCCGCAGAGCGTGAAGGCCAAGGTGCTGCTCAAGGTGGAGGACAACATCACCACCGACCACATCCTGCCTGCGGGTCCGCAGATCACGGCCCTGCGCTCCAACATCCCGGCCATCAGCGAATACATCTTCTCCCGCGTGGACGAAGGATTCGTGGGCCGCATGAAGGAGGCCGGCACGGGCGTCATCCTGGGCGGGGAAAACTACGGACAGGGCTCCAGCCGCGAGCATGCGGCGCTCGGCCCGCGCCACCTGGGCGTCAAGGCCGTGGTGGTCAAGTCCCTGGCCCGTATCCACCGCGCCAACCTGGTCAACTTCGGCATCCTGCCGCTGCTGCTGGAAAACCCGGCGGACTACGACAGGCTGGAACAGGGCACGGGCCTGACCATCCCCGCGACCGAGATCAGACCCGGCCAGACCGTGGCCCTGGTCACGGACAGCGGCGAATCCATCCCGGTCATAAATGATTTGACCGAAAAGGAACTAGAGATTATCCAATCAGGTGGCCTGTTGAACGCGGTCCGCAACAGGCAGAGTCAACAGTAA
- a CDS encoding chorismate mutase produces the protein MDRKILSFIEQRAAILRREGSWRRSKQMSKVDPQLEKMLRASWEEAGTGLGLDPRLSRQVFGLLNQFALQQGRTASPTGAYNLAPGREPAQARIDGPRSRRLSCMWAAMAASAGQSITLENVSEAGSVKDFAKALSQAGVASEWQDNALRILEGDGMAFENAMIFAGGDKLNFYLLLTFAMGYMGRCKFTGQPLLQMLDLGPLNKLLPKLGARLATMNPNNPGLPARLESGGPMDEDVTMLPGIDAEFTGALALAAWSFPGGLTIKGIAPAHRPAVEDAVCVLRACGIDAELKKDTCTVSDGIPEIPSAPELPLDVELASTLLALPAFSGGFVEIAGAWPETAQAAVVRESLESMGVTLEAGDDGIKATGGDVPRGAEIKLGVYPELYPLALACGLRSGNAVLSGGPVPEVAVELLDRMNADYDADEETLTLRSSRLDWGGAWDSPGIGWTLACALLAYVRPQIALTNHTEVTSEWPQFWNFYNSLPTGRMKPKPVKEDPNEKRRRIKVR, from the coding sequence ATGGATCGGAAGATTCTCTCCTTTATCGAGCAGCGCGCGGCCATCCTGCGCAGGGAAGGCTCCTGGCGCCGCTCCAAACAGATGTCCAAGGTGGACCCGCAGCTCGAAAAAATGCTGCGCGCCTCCTGGGAGGAAGCCGGCACAGGCCTCGGCCTGGATCCGCGCCTTTCCCGCCAGGTATTCGGACTTCTGAACCAGTTCGCCCTGCAGCAGGGCCGAACCGCCAGCCCCACAGGGGCCTACAACCTCGCCCCCGGCCGCGAGCCCGCCCAGGCGCGCATCGACGGCCCCCGTTCCCGCCGACTCTCCTGCATGTGGGCCGCCATGGCCGCTTCCGCGGGACAATCCATCACTCTTGAAAACGTTTCCGAAGCCGGATCGGTCAAGGACTTCGCCAAGGCGCTGAGCCAGGCTGGTGTGGCTTCCGAATGGCAGGACAACGCACTTCGCATCCTGGAAGGCGACGGCATGGCCTTTGAAAACGCCATGATCTTCGCGGGCGGCGACAAACTGAATTTCTACCTGCTGCTCACCTTTGCCATGGGCTACATGGGCCGCTGCAAGTTCACGGGCCAGCCCCTGCTGCAGATGCTGGACCTGGGCCCGCTGAACAAGCTGCTGCCCAAGCTGGGCGCGCGCCTCGCAACCATGAACCCCAACAACCCCGGCCTGCCCGCGCGGTTGGAAAGCGGCGGCCCCATGGACGAGGACGTGACCATGCTCCCCGGCATCGACGCCGAATTCACCGGCGCCCTGGCCCTGGCGGCCTGGAGCTTCCCGGGCGGCTTGACCATCAAGGGCATCGCCCCGGCGCATCGCCCGGCCGTGGAAGACGCGGTCTGCGTGCTCCGGGCCTGCGGCATTGACGCGGAACTCAAGAAGGACACCTGCACCGTGTCCGACGGCATCCCCGAAATCCCGTCCGCTCCCGAACTGCCCCTGGACGTGGAGCTTGCCTCCACTCTGCTGGCCCTGCCCGCCTTTTCCGGCGGTTTCGTGGAAATAGCCGGAGCCTGGCCCGAAACCGCCCAGGCGGCCGTAGTGCGCGAAAGCCTCGAGTCCATGGGCGTCACCCTGGAGGCTGGCGACGACGGCATCAAGGCCACGGGCGGCGACGTCCCCCGGGGCGCGGAGATCAAGCTCGGCGTGTACCCGGAACTCTATCCCCTGGCCCTGGCCTGCGGCCTGCGCAGCGGCAACGCAGTGCTCTCCGGCGGCCCGGTGCCCGAGGTGGCCGTGGAGCTGCTGGACCGCATGAACGCGGACTATGACGCGGACGAGGAGACCCTGACCCTGCGTTCCAGCAGGCTGGACTGGGGCGGCGCATGGGACAGCCCGGGCATCGGCTGGACCCTGGCCTGCGCCCTGCTGGCCTATGTGCGGCCGCAGATCGCGCTGACCAACCACACCGAGGTGACCTCGGAGTGGCCGCAGTTCTGGAATTTCTACAACTCGCTTCCCACGGGCCGCATGAAACCGAAGCCCGTCAAAGAGGATCCCAATGAAAAACGCAGGCGCATCAAGGTCAGATAG
- the sat gene encoding sulfate adenylyltransferase, whose product MSKLVPPHGGKGLVCCLLEGADRDAELKKAEGLKKLEISARAKGDLIMMGIGGFSPLDGFMSKADWKGVCEKFLMADGTFWPVPVTLDTDDDSIKEGEEIALVNNGEVYATMKVTEKYEMTDADKKWECEMVYKGDGEDSADDKFWEVAMEDHPGVQMVMAQGKFNLAGPVKVLSEGDYAVRFPGVYLTPKQIRDEMEKRGWANVAALQLRNPMHRSHEFLAKIAIEVCDGCVIHSLIGNLKPGDIPGDVRIKCIQTLIDNYFVADNVINAGYPLDMRYAGPREGLLHATFRQNYGINNMLIGRDHAGVGDFYGLFEAQDIFDRIPYVTEACPAPGKALLCKPMKIDWTFYCYKCDGMASMRTCPHTKEDRVILSGTKLRKGLSEGAEIPDHFGRDEVLVILRDYYENLTEKVEVKMQKAASGATMK is encoded by the coding sequence ATGTCCAAGCTGGTACCCCCTCATGGAGGCAAAGGTCTTGTTTGCTGTCTGCTGGAAGGCGCTGATCGCGACGCAGAACTGAAAAAGGCTGAAGGCCTGAAGAAGCTCGAAATTTCCGCCCGCGCCAAGGGCGACCTGATCATGATGGGCATCGGCGGCTTCTCTCCGCTGGATGGCTTCATGTCCAAGGCTGACTGGAAAGGCGTCTGTGAAAAGTTCCTGATGGCCGACGGCACCTTCTGGCCCGTCCCGGTCACCCTGGACACCGATGACGACTCCATCAAGGAAGGCGAAGAAATCGCACTGGTGAACAATGGTGAAGTTTACGCCACCATGAAGGTCACCGAAAAGTACGAAATGACCGACGCCGATAAGAAGTGGGAATGCGAAATGGTCTACAAGGGTGACGGCGAAGACTCCGCAGACGACAAGTTCTGGGAAGTCGCCATGGAAGATCACCCGGGCGTCCAGATGGTCATGGCTCAGGGCAAGTTCAACCTGGCCGGTCCCGTCAAGGTCCTCTCCGAAGGCGACTACGCCGTGCGTTTCCCGGGCGTCTACCTCACCCCCAAGCAGATCCGCGACGAAATGGAAAAGCGCGGCTGGGCCAACGTTGCCGCTCTGCAGCTGCGTAACCCCATGCACCGCTCCCACGAATTCCTGGCCAAGATCGCCATCGAAGTGTGTGACGGCTGCGTCATCCACTCCCTGATCGGCAACCTGAAGCCGGGCGACATCCCGGGTGATGTCCGCATCAAGTGCATCCAGACCCTGATCGACAACTACTTCGTTGCCGACAACGTCATCAACGCCGGTTACCCGCTCGACATGCGTTACGCCGGTCCCCGCGAAGGCCTGCTGCACGCCACCTTCCGTCAGAACTACGGCATCAACAACATGCTGATCGGCCGCGACCACGCCGGCGTCGGCGACTTCTACGGCCTGTTCGAAGCTCAGGACATCTTCGATCGTATTCCGTACGTGACCGAAGCCTGCCCCGCACCGGGCAAGGCTCTGCTCTGCAAGCCCATGAAGATCGACTGGACCTTCTACTGCTACAAGTGCGACGGCATGGCCTCCATGCGTACGTGCCCGCACACCAAGGAAGACCGCGTCATCCTGTCCGGCACCAAGCTGCGCAAGGGCCTGTCCGAAGGCGCAGAAATCCCGGATCACTTCGGTCGTGACGAAGTTCTCGTGATCCTCCGCGACTACTACGAGAACCTGACCGAAAAGGTCGAAGTCAAGATGCAGAAGGCCGCTTCCGGCGCCACCATGAAGTAA
- the aprB gene encoding adenylyl-sulfate reductase subunit beta: protein MPTFVNPEKCDGCKGGEKTACMYICPNDLMILDADEMKAYNQEPSACWECYSCVKICPQGAIEARPYADFAPMGGTSIPMRSAEDIMWTIKFRNGSVKRFKFPIRTTPEGSIKPFEGKPEPGDLENELLFTETELVAPKEALAQKAEVSDADMTRVWKAGELEG, encoded by the coding sequence ATGCCGACCTTTGTTAACCCGGAAAAATGTGACGGCTGCAAGGGTGGCGAAAAGACCGCTTGCATGTACATTTGCCCCAACGACCTGATGATCCTGGATGCCGATGAAATGAAGGCATACAACCAGGAACCGTCCGCATGCTGGGAATGCTATTCCTGCGTGAAGATTTGTCCGCAGGGCGCCATTGAAGCACGCCCCTATGCTGACTTCGCACCCATGGGTGGTACCTCCATCCCCATGCGTTCCGCTGAAGACATCATGTGGACCATCAAGTTCCGTAACGGCAGTGTGAAGCGGTTCAAGTTCCCCATCCGCACCACCCCCGAAGGTTCCATCAAACCCTTTGAAGGCAAGCCCGAGCCGGGCGATCTCGAAAACGAACTGCTGTTCACCGAGACCGAACTGGTAGCGCCCAAGGAAGCCCTGGCCCAGAAGGCTGAAGTTTCCGACGCTGACATGACCCGCGTGTGGAAGGCCGGCGAACTGGAAGGTTAG